The Apibacter raozihei DNA segment GGAGCAACGCTGGCACAATTGGTCTTAAAGTGGACTATTGAGCAGCCGGGTATTACTATTGCCCTGGCAGGAGCTAGGAATGCAGAACAAACCATTCAAAACGCAAAAGCAGCTGAGTTGAAGTTAACCTCTCAGCATATTGAGTTTATCAACTCGGAATTGTCAAAATTATAAAAGTTATATATGGAAAATTTGAAAGGAAAAAAGGCATTAGTTACCGGAGGTAGTAGAGGTTTAGGTAAAGCAGTTGCATTAGCTTTAGCAGAAGAGGGAGTAGAAGTAGCTATTACAGGAAGAAATGAACAGTCATTAAAGGAAACCACCGAATTACTTGCATCTAAAGGAGTTGGTTCCTCTTATGCTGTTTTTGACATTGCAGTAAAATCAGAAGTAGATCAATCTCTGGACAAATTACAGCAGGAATTCGGTACTTTTGATATTTTAATTAATAATGCAGGAGTAGCTGCTTTCGGTGGTTTTCTGGAGATGGATTCCTCAGAATGGCAGAGAATTGTTCAGACCAATCTCTTCGGAGCCTATTACGTAACCCAGTCGGTTCTTCCGGCGATGATAGAAAAAAAGAGTGGAGATATTATCAACGTATCTTCCACAGCAGGTCTGAAGGGAGGAGCTTCAACTTCGGCGTACAGCGTATCCAAAGCAGGACTCATTTCACTGTCAGAATCCCTGATGTTTGAAATGAGAAAGCATAATGTACGGGTTACTACGTTAACTCCGAGCACTATTGCTTCTGATATGTCTGTGAAAGAATTGAAGATAACAGACGGAAATCCTGAAAAAGTTTTGCAACCTCAGGATTTTGCTGACTTAGTGGTTGATATTTTAAAATTAAACAAACGAGCATTTGTGGCTTCAGCATCCTTGTGGTCTACAAATCCGTAAGCAAAATATACCTTGAAATAGTCCGGATTAATTCGTTAATCCGGACTTAATAGTTAAAAACCAATAGAAAATGAAAATATTTATATCTGGCATGATTCCGGAATCCGGAATTGAAATGCTTAAAAAAGAAGGCTGTGAAGTTGAAGTTTGGTCTGGAAAACAGCTCTCAGAAAAGGAACTGATTGATAAATGTAAAGATGCAGATGGCTACATCAACGTGATGACTCCCGTAACTGCTAATTTTCTTAAACAAAGTTCGCACCTTAAAGTAATTTCCACTTTTTCTGTAGGGTTCAATCACATAGACTTATCTACAGCCACTCAACTCGGAATTCCCGTGGGAAATACTCCTGACGTACTTAGTAATGCTACAGCCGATGTCGCTTTTCTTCTTATGCTTAATGTTTCCCGAAAAGCATTTTATAACTATAGTAAAATACGTACAGGTAACTGGAACCAGGGTTTTGATGCCGTATCTCATTTAGGGCAGGAATTGAACGGGAAAACATTAGGTATTTTTGGTATGGGGCGTATAGGGATTAAAATGGCAGAAAAATGCAAAGGAGCCTATGGTATGAACATAATTTACCATAACCGCAATCGTCACGAGCAGGCAGAAAAAGAACTAGGAGCTGTTTATGTATCTTTTGACGAATTATTGAAACAATCTGATATACTTAGTTTACATGCTCCGCTATCAGACGATAACAAAGGGTTGTTTAATAAACATGTATTTGAGAAAATGAAGCCCAATGCTATTCTG contains these protein-coding regions:
- a CDS encoding 2-hydroxyacid dehydrogenase translates to MKIFISGMIPESGIEMLKKEGCEVEVWSGKQLSEKELIDKCKDADGYINVMTPVTANFLKQSSHLKVISTFSVGFNHIDLSTATQLGIPVGNTPDVLSNATADVAFLLMLNVSRKAFYNYSKIRTGNWNQGFDAVSHLGQELNGKTLGIFGMGRIGIKMAEKCKGAYGMNIIYHNRNRHEQAEKELGAVYVSFDELLKQSDILSLHAPLSDDNKGLFNKHVFEKMKPNAILVNTARGAMVNEEDLVEALKNQQIWGAGLDVTDPEPIPKDHPLLTMESVAITPHIGSATVEARNAMSDLCARNILAGLKGEKLPCVVNPEVYK
- a CDS encoding 3-ketoacyl-ACP reductase, which produces MENLKGKKALVTGGSRGLGKAVALALAEEGVEVAITGRNEQSLKETTELLASKGVGSSYAVFDIAVKSEVDQSLDKLQQEFGTFDILINNAGVAAFGGFLEMDSSEWQRIVQTNLFGAYYVTQSVLPAMIEKKSGDIINVSSTAGLKGGASTSAYSVSKAGLISLSESLMFEMRKHNVRVTTLTPSTIASDMSVKELKITDGNPEKVLQPQDFADLVVDILKLNKRAFVASASLWSTNP